In a genomic window of Scyliorhinus torazame isolate Kashiwa2021f chromosome 5, sScyTor2.1, whole genome shotgun sequence:
- the LOC140420034 gene encoding uncharacterized protein, protein MEKPWKCGDCGKGFRAPSQLEAHRRIHTGERPFTCSVCEKGFIQLSALRTHQRVHTEAKPFTCSQCEKGFTTLSSVRIHQRVHTGEKPFTCSVCGKGFTLLCALQTHQRVHTGEKPFTCIQCEKGFTQLSSLQSHQRIHTGERPFTCSQCEKGFTTLSSLRRHQRVHTGERPFTCSQCGKGFTQSSDLQIHQRVHTGERPFTCSQCGLGFTQLSALQSHQRVHTGERPFICFQCEKGFGDSSTLRIHQRVHTGERPFTCSQCGKTFTTSSSLRIHQRVHTGERPFTCSHCAKRFTTLKSLRIHQRLHTGERPFICSQCEKTFTTSSSLRIHQRVHTGERPFTCSECEKGFTRLSSLQSHQRVHTG, encoded by the coding sequence atggagaaaccgtggaaatgtggagactgtgggaagggatttagagccccatcacagctggaagctcatagacgcattcacactggggagaggccatttacctgctctgtgtgtgagaagggattcattcagttatctgccctgcggacacaccagcgagttcacactgaggcgaagccattcacctgttctcagtgtgagaagggatttactaCTTTATCGAgcgtgcggatacatcagcgagttcacactggggagaagccattcacctgctctgtgtgtgggaagggattcactctgttatgtgccctgcagacacaccagcgagttcacactggggagaagccattcacctgtattcagtgtgagaagggattcactcagttatccagcctacagtcacaccagagaattcacactggggagagaccgttcacttgctctcagtgtgagaagggattcactactttatcgagcctgcggagacaccagcgggttcacactggggagaggccgttcacctgttctcagtgtgggaagggattcacacaatcatccgacctgcagatacaccagcgggtgcacactggggagaggccattcacctgctctcagtgtgggttgggattcactcagttatccgccctgcagtcacaccagcgagttcacactggggagaggccgttcatctgctttcagtgtgagaaaggatttggtgattcatccaccctgcggatacatcagcgagttcacactggggagaggccattcacctgctctcagtgtgggaagacattcacgacttcatcgagcctgcggatacaccagcgagttcacactggggagaggccgttcacctgctctcattgtgcaAAGAGATTCACTACTTTAAagagcctgcggatacatcagcgacttcacactggggagaggccgttcatctgttctcagtgtgagaagacattcacgacttcatcgagcctgcggatacaccagcgagttcacactggggagaggcctttcacctgctcggagtgtgagaagggattcactcggttatccagcctgcagagccaccagcgagttcacacagggtag